One Pleurocapsa sp. PCC 7327 DNA segment encodes these proteins:
- the phnN gene encoding phosphonate metabolism protein/1,5-bisphosphokinase (PRPP-forming) PhnN — translation MTTQGQLFYVIGASGSGKDSLMRYARTHLNGHQRVLFAHRYITRPFEVGGENHVALTTAEFAERLHHGCFAMHWQSHGYHYGVGIEINQWLSWGFRVVVNGSRAYLPQAQAHYPKIRPVLVKTSPAILAQRLQARQRETPEEIAARLRRSEQIHWPQAGLVEIDNDQPLEKAGQDFLDLLTEGVWPLCG, via the coding sequence ATGACTACTCAAGGTCAATTGTTTTATGTCATTGGGGCATCGGGTTCGGGCAAAGATAGCCTGATGCGCTACGCCCGTACTCATCTCAATGGCCATCAACGGGTTTTGTTCGCCCATCGCTATATCACTCGCCCCTTTGAGGTTGGGGGCGAAAACCATGTGGCCCTCACTACCGCTGAATTTGCTGAGCGATTGCACCACGGCTGTTTTGCCATGCACTGGCAGAGCCACGGCTACCACTACGGTGTTGGCATCGAAATCAACCAGTGGTTATCCTGGGGCTTTCGGGTGGTGGTAAATGGCTCCCGTGCCTATCTGCCCCAGGCCCAGGCCCACTATCCAAAAATCCGCCCTGTATTGGTCAAAACATCGCCTGCCATCTTAGCCCAGCGGCTCCAGGCTCGCCAGCGGGAAACCCCCGAAGAAATTGCCGCCCGGTTGCGACGCTCCGAGCAAATTCACTGGCCCCAAGCTGGACTAGTGGAAATTGACAACGACCAACCTCTGGAAAAAGCAGGGCAGGATTTTCTGGATCTGCTAACGGAGGGAGTGTGGCCCCTATGCGGTTAA
- the phnG gene encoding phosphonate C-P lyase system protein PhnG produces the protein MRALTAHPPQTLIDLADTLGRPWHITYDTLPETGLTLLQLVDSVFHHPYYLGELPLSIASVVMSGADGEHWSGAAQVMSDVPNLATALAVCDAILAHRLEGWPQVAELVQQGMAQRQRDLAQRGAMLARTRVNFSLLSQEDSDDIC, from the coding sequence GTGCGCGCCCTCACCGCTCACCCGCCCCAAACCCTGATTGACCTAGCCGATACCCTAGGTCGGCCTTGGCATATCACCTACGACACCCTGCCAGAAACGGGCCTCACCCTGCTGCAACTAGTCGATAGCGTTTTCCACCACCCCTACTATCTGGGAGAACTGCCCCTGTCCATCGCTTCCGTGGTGATGAGTGGTGCCGACGGAGAGCACTGGTCCGGAGCCGCCCAGGTGATGAGTGATGTGCCCAATTTGGCCACGGCACTAGCGGTGTGCGATGCTATTTTGGCCCATCGGCTGGAGGGCTGGCCCCAGGTGGCGGAGCTAGTGCAGCAGGGCATGGCCCAACGACAACGAGACCTAGCCCAGCGGGGGGCCATGCTGGCTAGAACCCGCGTCAACTTTTCCCTACTCAGTCAGGAGGACTCCGATGATATCTGTTGA
- the phnD gene encoding phosphonate ABC transporter substrate-binding protein: MFRRKFLLASLFSISLAAVACSQGGDVAGTANNKDVAGTANNELVMGLIPAENNEEMIDKFEPMRAYLEQKLGRPVKVFTATDYAGVIEAMRQDRVDVAWFGPLSYILAEKEAGAEAFAVGVTADGTSTYHSIFVVPGDSPLQSIKDLQGKNVALVDPASTSGGLVPRFMVSEVVGKKPEDFFGKLTYAGSHDAAGLAVKNGTVDAAAMSEITYRKMLKEGLITPESVRILVKSEALPGSPLVYRSDLDEDTKTKIRDVILNAHNDIEVTGYGEILRYEAATPADYDLIRSMISTLGLSREEMLK, from the coding sequence ATGTTTCGTCGTAAATTTTTACTGGCTTCGCTGTTTTCGATATCCCTGGCGGCAGTGGCATGTTCCCAGGGTGGCGACGTGGCGGGCACGGCCAACAATAAAGACGTGGCGGGCACGGCCAACAATGAACTGGTCATGGGGCTAATTCCCGCTGAAAACAATGAGGAGATGATCGACAAGTTTGAACCGATGCGTGCCTACCTAGAGCAAAAGTTGGGTCGCCCGGTGAAGGTCTTTACTGCCACGGACTATGCTGGGGTGATCGAGGCTATGCGGCAGGATCGGGTAGACGTGGCTTGGTTTGGGCCGCTTTCCTACATTTTGGCAGAGAAAGAAGCGGGTGCTGAAGCCTTTGCGGTGGGCGTGACCGCTGATGGCACCTCTACTTACCACAGCATCTTTGTGGTGCCGGGAGATTCCCCCCTTCAATCCATCAAGGATCTGCAAGGCAAGAATGTGGCCCTGGTGGATCCGGCCTCTACCTCTGGGGGTTTGGTGCCTAGATTTATGGTGTCTGAAGTGGTCGGAAAGAAGCCCGAAGATTTCTTTGGCAAACTCACCTATGCCGGTTCCCACGATGCGGCAGGCCTGGCAGTGAAGAATGGCACCGTGGATGCCGCTGCTATGAGCGAGATTACTTATCGCAAAATGCTGAAGGAGGGGCTGATTACCCCAGAAAGCGTTCGCATTTTGGTGAAGTCTGAGGCGCTTCCTGGTTCTCCTCTAGTCTACCGGAGCGACCTGGATGAAGATACCAAGACTAAAATCCGCGACGTCATCCTCAATGCCCATAACGATATTGAAGTGACGGGCTACGGCGAAATTCTGCGCTATGAAGCTGCCACCCCCGCCGACTATGACCTGATTCGCTCGATGATTAGCACCCTAGGTCTGAGCCGAGAGGAAATGCTGAAGTAG
- the phnH gene encoding phosphonate C-P lyase system protein PhnH, whose product MISVELAPLWQEQGQQSIFRHLLECNSQPGVIANLGPWLEQESALLAVLATLLDSSVTIHDLNTLVTPGDRRRLNVPDAPLAEARFIVADGTQAPPADFQPHLGTLDSPELGATVILQGQRLGQGRLHLDCCGPGILGQRTLHLDGFDAAWFTHRAQWVQHFPLGAELILVDATQVVFLPRTTRISMG is encoded by the coding sequence ATGATATCTGTTGAACTCGCACCGCTATGGCAAGAGCAAGGCCAGCAAAGTATTTTTCGTCACTTGCTAGAATGCAATAGCCAACCAGGTGTCATCGCCAACCTCGGCCCTTGGTTGGAGCAAGAATCGGCTTTGTTGGCGGTGTTGGCTACGCTGCTAGATTCCTCAGTGACAATCCACGATTTAAATACGTTGGTAACGCCGGGAGATCGCCGCCGTCTAAATGTGCCCGATGCGCCCCTGGCTGAAGCTCGCTTTATTGTGGCCGATGGCACCCAAGCCCCCCCCGCCGACTTCCAGCCCCACCTAGGTACGTTGGACAGCCCAGAACTGGGGGCAACCGTGATTCTACAGGGACAACGCCTGGGGCAGGGTCGCCTGCATCTGGACTGTTGTGGCCCTGGCATTTTGGGCCAGCGCACCCTCCATCTCGATGGGTTTGATGCCGCTTGGTTCACCCATCGAGCGCAATGGGTACAGCATTTTCCCCTGGGGGCTGAATTGATCTTGGTGGATGCTACTCAGGTGGTGTTTTTGCCCCGAACAACGCGGATCAGCATGGGGTGA
- the phnE gene encoding phosphonate ABC transporter, permease protein PhnE, which translates to MLSSSPSPSPTGLSPLPPKPTNWIPLWVALGVGLVSLMIWHLGLSFPTVLAGFGNSLEYLSRYRTPDFSDWPRYVLLMLQTLAIALWGTVFSFTSSFILAPLGAKNLSPHPAVYRSTRELFNFMRAMPDLMLALIFVSALGLGPLPGILALGVHTTGFLGKFFAESMERLPAGTYDGVRCTGAGFIQVVMLAAVPSILPEMVGYTLYILDRNVRMASVLGLVGAGGIGLALHSNLRLFRYNESAALIIIILVTIVLVDYLSVWLRRRIS; encoded by the coding sequence ATGCTTTCCTCCTCTCCTTCACCCTCCCCCACAGGACTTTCACCCCTGCCGCCCAAGCCCACAAACTGGATACCTCTCTGGGTTGCCTTAGGGGTGGGGCTGGTGAGCCTGATGATCTGGCACCTAGGGCTATCGTTTCCGACGGTGCTAGCGGGCTTTGGCAACAGCTTGGAATACCTCAGCCGCTACCGCACCCCCGACTTTAGTGATTGGCCTAGGTATGTGCTGCTGATGCTGCAAACCCTAGCCATTGCCCTCTGGGGTACGGTCTTTTCCTTCACCAGCAGTTTTATCCTGGCTCCCCTTGGGGCTAAAAACCTCTCGCCCCATCCAGCGGTCTATCGGAGCACCCGCGAGCTATTTAACTTCATGCGGGCCATGCCCGACCTAATGCTGGCCCTAATTTTTGTCAGTGCCCTGGGGCTGGGGCCACTGCCAGGGATTTTGGCTCTGGGGGTTCACACCACTGGGTTCTTGGGTAAGTTTTTCGCCGAAAGCATGGAGCGCCTTCCCGCAGGCACCTACGATGGCGTGCGCTGCACCGGAGCCGGGTTTATCCAGGTGGTGATGCTGGCCGCTGTGCCCTCTATCTTGCCGGAAATGGTTGGGTACACCCTCTATATCCTTGACCGCAATGTGCGGATGGCCTCGGTGCTGGGGCTAGTGGGGGCCGGGGGAATTGGGTTGGCTCTCCACAGTAACCTGCGCTTGTTTCGCTACAACGAGTCTGCGGCTCTGATCATCATTATTCTGGTGACGATTGTGCTAGTGGACTATCTCTCAGTTTGGCTACGACGGAGGATTTCCTAA
- the phnC gene encoding phosphonate ABC transporter ATP-binding protein, producing the protein MVFIHLNQVSKTYGSETVALKPTSLTIDPGTFTVILGPSGAGKSTLLRMINGLETPTTGEVVVQGQRLSSRNLRRVRSRTAMIFQQFNLVGRLNVMTNVLTGRCYYRPWWTSALYLFNRQDMERAHWALSRVGLTEKAWERTDQLSGGQQQRVAIARALCQEPTVILADEPVASLDPISSEEVMGLLREICQQDGITIVANLHQVDLAMRYADRIVGLNKGEIVFDGGPTELAQNERTLNTIYQREDIHGGEGLEVATAY; encoded by the coding sequence ATGGTTTTTATTCACTTGAACCAGGTTAGCAAAACCTATGGTTCGGAGACTGTCGCCCTGAAGCCCACGAGTTTAACCATTGACCCTGGCACCTTTACGGTAATCTTGGGGCCAAGTGGGGCAGGTAAGTCTACGCTGCTGCGCATGATCAACGGACTGGAAACGCCGACCACTGGTGAAGTGGTAGTACAGGGGCAGCGGCTCTCGTCCCGGAATCTGCGTCGAGTACGCTCTCGCACAGCCATGATTTTCCAGCAGTTCAACCTCGTGGGTCGCCTGAATGTGATGACCAATGTGTTGACCGGGCGTTGCTACTATCGCCCTTGGTGGACGAGCGCCCTTTACCTCTTCAACCGCCAGGACATGGAGCGGGCGCACTGGGCACTCAGCCGCGTGGGTCTAACTGAAAAAGCTTGGGAACGCACCGACCAGCTTTCTGGCGGACAACAGCAGCGGGTGGCTATTGCCCGTGCCCTTTGCCAGGAACCCACGGTAATTTTGGCCGATGAACCTGTGGCCAGCCTCGACCCGATATCTAGCGAAGAGGTGATGGGCTTGCTCCGGGAAATTTGCCAACAGGATGGCATCACCATTGTGGCCAACCTACACCAGGTTGATCTGGCCATGCGCTATGCCGACCGCATCGTGGGCCTGAACAAGGGCGAAATTGTCTTTGACGGTGGCCCCACCGAGCTTGCCCAAAATGAACGCACTCTGAACACTATTTATCAACGGGAGGATATTCATGGCGGTGAAGGCTTGGAAGTGGCAACGGCCTACTAG
- a CDS encoding alpha-D-ribose 1-methylphosphonate 5-phosphate C-P-lyase PhnJ codes for MLTPTVTPPQSFGFLDNYAKKEIRRTLLKAVSIPGYQVPYSSREMPIARGFGTGGLQITLSLLKPTDTLKVIDQGSDESVNAVNLRKFVAATSPGVTMTSHTPEATLIQTRHRIPEFPLKLGQILVLQVPYPDALVLVEASEAKRKRMHGEGDYARLWVKLYEDMVKFSEITISHRYPTRINGHYVIDPSPIPRFDVPKLHQSPGLYLFGAGREKKIYAVPPYTDAEPLSFDDIPFQVEDFTDERGHRRACAICGSTTSFLDECLNDAGDRIYQCSDSDYCLTTLREAHPPVPQPTPETAHATLA; via the coding sequence ATGCTAACTCCCACCGTCACTCCCCCCCAAAGCTTCGGCTTTTTAGATAACTATGCCAAAAAAGAAATTCGTCGCACCCTGCTAAAAGCCGTGTCTATTCCAGGCTATCAGGTGCCCTACTCGTCGCGGGAAATGCCGATTGCGCGGGGCTTTGGCACGGGTGGCTTGCAGATTACTCTATCGCTGCTCAAGCCGACCGACACCCTCAAGGTGATTGACCAAGGCAGCGATGAATCGGTGAATGCGGTCAACCTTCGCAAGTTTGTGGCCGCCACTAGCCCCGGTGTCACAATGACCAGCCACACCCCTGAGGCCACCCTGATTCAAACTCGGCACCGGATTCCCGAATTTCCCCTCAAGCTGGGCCAAATTTTGGTATTGCAGGTGCCCTATCCCGATGCCCTGGTGCTGGTGGAAGCCAGCGAGGCCAAGCGCAAGCGGATGCATGGTGAGGGAGACTATGCCCGCCTGTGGGTAAAGCTCTACGAGGACATGGTGAAGTTTTCGGAAATCACCATTTCCCACCGCTATCCCACCCGCATCAACGGCCACTACGTCATCGATCCATCCCCCATTCCTCGGTTCGATGTGCCCAAACTGCACCAGTCGCCGGGGCTGTACCTGTTTGGGGCGGGGCGGGAAAAGAAAATCTATGCCGTGCCGCCCTACACCGATGCCGAACCTTTGTCCTTTGATGATATTCCCTTTCAAGTGGAGGACTTCACCGATGAGCGGGGCCACCGCCGCGCCTGTGCCATCTGTGGATCGACCACCAGCTTTTTAGATGAATGTCTGAACGATGCGGGCGATCGCATCTATCAATGTTCCGACAGCGACTACTGCCTCACCACCCTGAGAGAGGCCCATCCCCCTGTGCCCCAGCCCACTCCGGAGACTGCCCATGCAACCCTTGCTTGA
- the phnL gene encoding phosphonate C-P lyase system protein PhnL has translation MTLTATTPLRHSTTALTNPVLLRVTGLTKDFVLHEQRKTLPGAKPISFTAQQGQLTALSGPSGAGKSSLLKCVFRTYLPTAGRIDYLTATGAWVNLAQASDAEILALRRQEIGFVTQFLHFLPRQPTLDVVAKPLFELGLDRQEARDRAAALLEHMHLPKRLWHLSPATFSGGEKQRVNLARSMALQPRLLLLDEPTASLDHAAAERVVELIHDIKARGTALLAVFHDPEIIQTLADTVVTVEPA, from the coding sequence ATGACATTAACCGCCACCACACCCCTGCGCCATTCCACCACCGCCTTGACGAATCCCGTCCTGTTGCGTGTCACCGGGCTGACCAAGGACTTTGTCCTTCACGAGCAACGGAAAACCCTGCCAGGGGCTAAGCCGATCTCCTTCACCGCCCAGCAGGGGCAACTCACGGCCCTTTCTGGGCCCTCTGGAGCCGGAAAATCTAGCCTGCTGAAGTGCGTTTTTCGTACCTACCTGCCCACCGCTGGACGCATTGACTATCTCACTGCTACTGGAGCCTGGGTCAATTTAGCCCAGGCGAGCGATGCCGAAATTTTGGCCCTGCGCCGACAGGAAATTGGCTTTGTAACGCAGTTTCTCCACTTTTTGCCCCGCCAGCCGACGCTGGATGTGGTGGCTAAGCCTCTGTTTGAATTGGGTCTGGATCGCCAGGAAGCTCGCGACCGTGCCGCCGCACTGCTAGAGCACATGCACTTGCCCAAACGATTGTGGCACCTATCTCCGGCCACCTTTTCCGGCGGGGAAAAGCAACGGGTCAACCTAGCCCGCAGCATGGCCCTCCAGCCTCGGCTGTTGCTGCTGGACGAGCCCACCGCCAGCCTCGACCACGCCGCCGCCGAGCGGGTCGTGGAACTCATTCATGACATCAAAGCCAGGGGCACCGCCCTCCTCGCCGTCTTCCACGACCCAGAAATCATCCAAACTCTGGCGGATACTGTCGTCACCGTCGAACCAGCCTAG
- a CDS encoding alpha-D-ribose 1-methylphosphonate 5-triphosphate diphosphatase codes for MTNTYLTNATLITADHVLPDSTLLLEDGHIAAINPEVIPAAANTIDLGGHYLLPGLVDLHCDAIEKEIEPRPNAFFPLEFAIAQIDQRNAALGITTPFHAISFAHEELGVRNNDKAAEIVRLLHACQTHTLVNNRVHCRYEITDPTGLPILLDLMGEQDIHLISLMDHTPGQGQFKDLQAFQAYFARTYHKSTAEVEEIAARKLDQAADALDRVKTLIEAAHQQCITVASHDDDTPERVDSMAALGVHISEFPINPATAQAATARSLSTVFGAPNLLRGQSQSGSMKAIDAVRQRLCDVLCSDYSPASLLAAAFKIPELVTDWTLPEAIALITRNPARATQLTDRGEIAPGQRADLIVVRHDLGFPQVVSTWVAGQEVYRNRYATR; via the coding sequence ATGACTAACACCTACCTCACGAACGCTACCCTAATCACCGCTGATCACGTTCTGCCCGACAGCACGTTGTTATTGGAAGACGGCCATATTGCGGCGATTAATCCAGAGGTCATCCCCGCCGCTGCCAACACGATTGATCTAGGGGGCCACTACCTACTCCCTGGACTGGTAGACCTTCACTGCGATGCGATTGAAAAGGAAATTGAGCCGCGTCCCAACGCGTTCTTCCCGCTTGAATTTGCCATCGCCCAGATCGACCAACGCAACGCCGCCCTGGGCATTACCACACCATTCCATGCTATTTCCTTTGCCCATGAGGAATTGGGGGTACGCAACAACGACAAAGCCGCCGAAATTGTGCGACTGCTTCACGCCTGCCAGACCCACACCCTGGTCAACAACCGCGTCCACTGTCGCTACGAAATCACTGACCCTACTGGACTGCCTATCCTGCTGGATCTGATGGGCGAACAGGACATTCACCTGATTTCCCTAATGGATCACACTCCTGGGCAGGGCCAGTTTAAGGACCTGCAAGCCTTCCAAGCCTACTTTGCCCGCACTTACCACAAATCCACTGCCGAAGTTGAGGAGATCGCCGCCCGCAAGCTAGACCAAGCCGCCGATGCCCTGGACCGCGTCAAAACTTTGATTGAAGCGGCCCACCAGCAGTGCATCACCGTGGCCAGCCACGACGACGATACCCCAGAACGGGTGGACAGCATGGCCGCATTGGGGGTGCATATTAGCGAATTCCCGATCAACCCTGCCACCGCCCAAGCCGCCACCGCCCGCTCCCTCAGCACCGTCTTTGGGGCACCAAATCTGTTGCGGGGCCAAAGCCAGAGCGGTTCCATGAAGGCCATTGATGCAGTTCGACAGCGGCTGTGCGATGTACTCTGTTCCGACTATTCTCCCGCCAGTTTGCTGGCCGCCGCCTTCAAAATTCCTGAGTTGGTGACCGATTGGACGCTGCCGGAGGCTATCGCCCTGATTACCCGTAACCCGGCTCGGGCCACGCAGTTGACGGATCGCGGCGAGATCGCCCCAGGCCAGCGGGCCGATCTGATTGTCGTGCGCCACGATCTGGGCTTTCCCCAGGTGGTAAGTACCTGGGTGGCAGGTCAGGAAGTATACCGAAACCGCTATGCAACGAGGTAA
- a CDS encoding transposase, whose product MRSSQAQSERVQLLRQEYWSTVSGIDLKNLVFLDEMGVLMGLTRTHARALPGLRAYDFKPFYRGSKVSVIGAISSTKVLAVMTLDGSMDAAAFKVYVANVLVPELWPGAVVVMDNLAAHKVEAIEPLIKAVGASVLYMSPYSLLNNLTSAPE is encoded by the coding sequence ATGCGCTCCAGCCAAGCGCAAAGTGAGCGAGTCCAACTCCTTAGGCAAGAATACTGGTCAACAGTCTCAGGAATAGACCTTAAAAACCTCGTGTTTTTGGACGAGATGGGAGTACTCATGGGACTGACGCGAACTCACGCCCGTGCCTTACCTGGACTCAGAGCCTATGACTTCAAGCCCTTCTACCGTGGTTCTAAAGTCAGTGTCATCGGTGCCATCTCCAGCACAAAAGTGCTTGCTGTAATGACGCTTGATGGGTCAATGGACGCTGCCGCCTTTAAGGTTTATGTCGCCAACGTTCTGGTTCCAGAACTATGGCCTGGTGCTGTAGTGGTTATGGATAACCTAGCGGCTCATAAAGTCGAAGCGATTGAACCCTTGATTAAAGCTGTTGGGGCAAGTGTTCTGTATATGTCACCGTACTCGCTGCTCAATAACCTGACTTCGGCACCGGAATGA
- a CDS encoding carbon-phosphorus lyase complex subunit PhnI: MGYVAIKGGETAITEAIKLLDVLRTQGASETPLTPGMIQHQLHALHSRVLSEGGLYHPDLAALAIKQSAGDTLEAAFFLRAYRSTCPRLGITLPHPTDSMRLVRRISAAFKDIPGGQMLGPTSDYLQRLFRFELLNESPEQFRQVVQDWFKTLPEHQLPTSFPKVLDSLRAEGLLPPVATESAPPAFDITREPLVFPVPRSAALATMARAETGSILAIAYSNMRGYGDVHPTVAELRVGYLPVYLPHPITGEPMEVGEVLMTECEVVAMYEAKDGEDLPTFGLGYGACLGHNEVKAIAMAVLDRALQKGQQHGADNPSEDSEFVLLHIDGIESMGFASHYKMPHYVTFQSDLDRLRTTQKQQRETVSS, translated from the coding sequence ATGGGATACGTTGCCATTAAGGGGGGAGAAACAGCCATTACCGAGGCTATTAAACTCCTGGATGTATTAAGAACCCAAGGGGCTAGCGAAACCCCTCTCACCCCTGGAATGATTCAACATCAACTCCATGCCCTGCATAGTCGGGTGCTGTCGGAGGGGGGGCTGTACCATCCCGACCTAGCGGCCCTAGCGATTAAACAAAGCGCTGGGGATACCCTGGAAGCCGCATTTTTTCTGCGGGCCTATCGCTCCACCTGCCCCCGGTTAGGAATTACCCTGCCCCATCCAACGGATTCCATGCGTCTGGTGCGGCGAATTTCAGCGGCATTCAAAGACATTCCCGGTGGGCAAATGCTGGGGCCAACCAGCGACTATCTGCAACGGCTGTTTCGCTTTGAACTGCTGAATGAGTCGCCGGAGCAATTTCGCCAGGTAGTCCAGGACTGGTTCAAAACCCTGCCAGAACATCAGCTTCCCACAAGTTTTCCTAAGGTGCTAGACAGCTTGCGGGCAGAGGGCTTGCTACCCCCGGTGGCCACGGAGTCTGCCCCCCCGGCCTTTGATATCACCCGCGAACCGCTGGTATTTCCGGTGCCCCGTTCGGCGGCACTGGCCACCATGGCACGGGCCGAAACGGGTTCAATTTTGGCCATTGCCTACTCCAATATGCGCGGCTACGGCGATGTCCACCCCACGGTGGCGGAGCTGCGGGTGGGTTATCTACCTGTGTATTTGCCCCACCCCATAACGGGAGAACCAATGGAGGTAGGCGAAGTGCTAATGACTGAGTGCGAGGTGGTCGCCATGTATGAAGCGAAGGATGGGGAGGATCTTCCCACCTTTGGCCTTGGCTACGGTGCCTGTCTGGGACACAACGAAGTGAAGGCCATTGCCATGGCGGTGCTGGATCGTGCCCTACAAAAGGGACAACAGCATGGGGCTGATAACCCTTCGGAAGATTCGGAATTTGTGCTGCTCCACATCGACGGCATCGAGTCTATGGGCTTTGCCTCCCACTATAAAATGCCGCACTACGTCACCTTCCAGTCCGACCTGGATCGGCTCAGAACGACTCAAAAACAGCAGCGCGAAACAGTCTCAAGTTAA
- the phnE gene encoding phosphonate ABC transporter, permease protein PhnE — protein MAVKAWKWQRPTRSGRLSVRWWLGLLGFALLLGITAVMVDLNLVHLVKSSGNLVRFMGHWLTMPEWSYFPTLGSKLLETVEMGAVSTAIAMVLSLPLGVLAARNTSPHPVIYHATRNLLSLMRALPELVWALVFVSAVGLGPLPGVMALVFVTTGFLGKFFSESIEVVNGSSVVGVQSTGAGWFQTLMLAVFPLALPDFIGTLLYILDHNVRSATVLGVVGAGGIGYELVMSLRLFNYGRLILIATAIYIVVTLLDRSSDRVRSRVI, from the coding sequence ATGGCGGTGAAGGCTTGGAAGTGGCAACGGCCTACTAGATCCGGACGGCTCTCGGTACGCTGGTGGCTGGGTTTGCTAGGGTTTGCACTACTTCTGGGCATCACCGCTGTGATGGTGGATCTCAACTTGGTGCATTTGGTGAAATCCAGCGGTAATTTAGTACGGTTTATGGGTCACTGGCTCACCATGCCCGAATGGAGCTATTTCCCCACTCTGGGTAGCAAACTGCTCGAAACTGTGGAAATGGGCGCGGTCTCGACGGCGATAGCGATGGTGCTAAGTCTGCCCTTGGGGGTGTTGGCAGCACGGAATACTAGCCCCCACCCAGTGATTTACCACGCTACCCGCAACCTGCTCAGTCTAATGCGAGCCTTGCCAGAACTAGTCTGGGCGCTGGTGTTTGTGTCGGCGGTGGGGCTGGGGCCATTGCCGGGCGTGATGGCGCTGGTGTTCGTCACTACGGGTTTTTTAGGCAAGTTTTTCTCCGAAAGCATAGAAGTGGTAAACGGCAGCAGCGTGGTGGGGGTGCAGTCCACCGGGGCGGGCTGGTTCCAAACCCTAATGCTGGCGGTGTTTCCCCTGGCTCTGCCAGATTTCATCGGCACCTTGCTCTACATCCTGGATCACAATGTGCGATCCGCTACAGTGCTAGGGGTGGTGGGGGCGGGTGGCATTGGCTACGAACTGGTGATGAGTTTGCGGTTGTTTAACTACGGACGACTGATTCTCATCGCCACCGCCATCTACATCGTTGTCACCCTACTCGACCGTTCGTCTGACCGCGTCCGTAGCCGCGTGATCTAG
- a CDS encoding ATP-binding cassette domain-containing protein produces the protein MQPLLDVCNLTKIYGAGCPHCLSATGATAQTNICPHCGSLVAMQEVSFSLYPGEILGIMGESGSGKSTLVKTLYLDQLPTAGTAVFRDGDEATETVQSYDLFSLNGAQQRWLQHHKFGMVYQNPHLGLNFRVSAGGNIAERLLMADLLDYSTIRDRARTLLERTEILPERMDELPSDFSGGMQQRVQIARALATNPPLLFLDEVTTGLDLSVQAKILDLILEIQQQLGVAMIVVTHDLGVIRLLTTRTLVMKYGQVVEAGLTDQVLEDPQHAYTQQLVASAL, from the coding sequence ATGCAACCCTTGCTTGATGTTTGCAACCTGACTAAAATCTATGGCGCGGGCTGTCCCCACTGCCTTAGTGCCACCGGAGCCACTGCCCAAACCAATATCTGTCCCCACTGCGGCAGTTTAGTGGCCATGCAGGAGGTGTCTTTTAGCCTCTATCCGGGCGAAATCCTCGGCATTATGGGGGAATCGGGCAGCGGCAAGTCCACTCTGGTCAAGACTTTGTATCTCGACCAGTTGCCCACCGCTGGTACTGCCGTCTTCCGCGATGGGGATGAGGCCACTGAGACCGTCCAAAGCTATGACTTGTTTAGCCTAAATGGGGCGCAGCAGCGGTGGTTGCAGCACCACAAATTTGGCATGGTTTACCAAAACCCCCACCTGGGACTGAACTTTCGGGTATCGGCGGGGGGCAACATTGCCGAGCGGCTGTTGATGGCCGATCTGCTGGACTACAGCACCATTCGGGATCGTGCCCGCACCCTGCTAGAGCGCACCGAAATCTTGCCAGAACGAATGGACGAGCTACCTAGCGATTTCTCCGGCGGAATGCAGCAGCGGGTACAAATTGCCCGTGCCCTGGCCACCAACCCGCCCCTACTGTTTCTCGATGAAGTGACCACCGGGCTAGATCTGTCGGTGCAGGCCAAAATTTTGGATTTAATCCTGGAAATTCAGCAGCAGTTGGGCGTGGCCATGATTGTAGTGACCCACGACCTAGGAGTGATTCGGCTATTGACCACCCGCACCCTGGTGATGAAGTACGGCCAGGTGGTAGAAGCGGGCCTCACCGACCAAGTACTGGAAGATCCCCAACATGCCTATACCCAGCAATTGGTGGCCTCTGCCCTGTAG